One Mycolicibacterium fallax genomic window, GGTCGGTGAAGAACGTCCGGATCTCCATGCCGCACACCGTGATGCCCTTGAGCAGCACCAGGTTCAGCGGGATCGACGGGATCTGCCCGCTGGCGTAGCCGAGCGTGACGAAGCGGCCGCCGCGGGCCAGGGCGCGCAGCGCCGGCTCCGCGTAGCGGCCGCCGACCGGATCCAGCACCGCGTCGGCACCGACACCGTCGGTGGCCGCCTTGATCTCGTCGCGCAGGTTCTGCCGGTCGTAGTCAATGACCACCTGCGCGCCGCGCGCGGTGCACAGCGCCAGCTTCTCCGCCGACGACGCCGCCGCGATCACCCGGGCGCCCAGCGCCACCGCCAGGTCGACGGCGGCCAGGCCCACGCCGCCGGCCGCGCCGAGCACCACCACGGTGTCGCCGGCGCCGATGCCGGCGGTCGAGCGCAGCGCGAAGTAGGCGGTGCGGTAGGTGACGCCGAAGGCGGCGGCGGCGTCCAGGCCGACCCCGTCGGGCACCCGGGTCACCGCCCGGGCCTGGACCGCGACGTACTCGGCGAACGCGCCGACGAGCACCGAACCGGCGACCCGGTCACCCGGTGCAAAACCGGTCACCCCGGCCCCGACGGCCACCACCTCGCCGGCGAACTCACTGCCGGGGGTGAACGGCGGCGGCACCGCCACCTGATACCCGCCGGACAGGAACAACATGTCCGGAAAGTTCACCGCGGCGGCGCGCACCCGGACCAGCAGCTGGCCCGGACCGGCGGTGGGGGTGGGGATTTCGGTCAGCACCAGGTCCTCGGGGGTGCCGTAGGCGGTGCACCGGATCGCCCTCATGCGCCGACCCCGCGCAGGCAGAACCGCACCAGAGCGGCGATGTCCTCGGCGCCGGGCCGCTCGCCGGACCCGACGTAGCGGCGCATGGTGGCCGCGGTCAGCCGGAACACCGCGTCGGCGTCCCGGCCCGGGTCGGGCCCGCCGAGAGCGGTCACCGGCGCGAGCAGCAGCTCACGCATCGGCGCCATCACCGCATCGGTGGCCGCGCCCTCGTCGGTGCTCGACAGCTGCCCGGCCACCGCGCGACTCATGCTGATCAGATGCGGGTCCGCGACCTGGGCCAGCGCACCCTCGATCCAGCGGGCGATCTGCCCGGCCGGCTCGGGCTCCTTGCCCATCTGATGCTCCAGGTAGCTCACGATGATCCCGACGCCGCGTTCCAGCACGGCCAGCAGCAGCTCATCCTTGCCGGCGAAGTAGCGGTAGAACGCCTTTCGGGACACCCCGGCCTCGGCGACAATGTCGGTCACCGTCGGCGGCTCCGGGGCGCAGCGGTCCATCACCCGCACCGCGGCGGTCAGGATCCGCTCGACCTCCTCGTTGGCCTCGCGGTGCCGCTCATCCAGGGCGCGTTCGACGGCCGCGTCGACCCGGGAGGTCATCACGCCCGGTCCCGGGGCAGCGCCGGGATCTCATCGAACCGATCCCCGTACTTGGCGCGCGCGGCGGCGAGTCGGACGTCGGTGAACTCCGAGGGCCACTGCGGATCCTCGGCCGCATAGCCCTTGAGCAGTTGCCGGGCCAGGTTGACCTTGTGCGCCTCGGTCGGACCGTCGGCCAGGCCCAGCGCGATGCCGCCGAGCAGCACATTGACCAGCGGCAATTGCTGGGTCAGGCCCATCGCGCCGTGTACCTGGATGGCCCGCAGGCCGATCGACTTCAGCAGCTTGGCGGTCAGGATCTTGCACACCGCAATCTCGGCGCGCGCGGCGGTCTGCTGGCCGTTGTCGATCATCCAGGCGGCGTGCAGCACGGTCAGCCGGAACGGCACCAGCTCGGCGTAGGAGTCCGCGATGAACTCCTGCACCAGTTGCTTGTCGGCCAGCGAACTGCCCTGGGTGAAGCGGCTTTTCGCGCGATGGGCCATCATGTCGATGGCGCGCTGGGCCACGCCGATGCTGCGCATCGCGTGATGCAACCGGCCACCGGCCAGCCGGGACTGGGCCACCAGGAAGCCCTGTCCCGGCTCGCCGAGCATCGCCGAGGCAGGCAGCCGCAGGTCTTGGAACCCGACCAGGGAGTGGCCGGGTTCGTGCGGCAGCGAGCCGACCAGGTGATGGGTCGCCTCGATCACCAGACCGGGGGTTCCCGCGGGCACCAGGAACGTCGACGCGCCGCGGTGCACCGGCACATCCGGGTCGGTGATCGCGACGACGATCAGGAACGACGCGATCTCGGCGTGCGAGGCGAAATATTTGCGGCCGTTGAGCACCCAGTCGTCGCCGTCGCGGACCGCGCGGGTGGTGAACACCCGGGGATCGGCGCCGCCCTGCGGTTCGGTCATCGCAAAGCAAGAGAAGATCTCCCCGGACAGCAGGCCCGACAGATACTCCGCACGCTGCTCGGGGGTGCCGAAGCGGGCCAGGATCTCGGCGTTTCCGGTGTCGGGGGCCTGGGTGCCGAACACGATCGGGGCCCACGGGCTGCGGCCCAGGATCTCGTTGATCAGCGTCAGCTTCACCGCCCCGAAGCCCTGCCCGCCGAGTTCGGGCCCCAGGTGCGGGGCCCACAGCCCGCGGTCGCGGACCTGCTGTTTGAGTGGGTCGAGGATCGCGCGGCGCTCGTCGTCGGGCGGCAGGAACTCGCAGCCGGGGAAGAGC contains:
- a CDS encoding NADPH:quinone oxidoreductase family protein encodes the protein MRAIRCTAYGTPEDLVLTEIPTPTAGPGQLLVRVRAAAVNFPDMLFLSGGYQVAVPPPFTPGSEFAGEVVAVGAGVTGFAPGDRVAGSVLVGAFAEYVAVQARAVTRVPDGVGLDAAAAFGVTYRTAYFALRSTAGIGAGDTVVVLGAAGGVGLAAVDLAVALGARVIAAASSAEKLALCTARGAQVVIDYDRQNLRDEIKAATDGVGADAVLDPVGGRYAEPALRALARGGRFVTLGYASGQIPSIPLNLVLLKGITVCGMEIRTFFTDHPEEAARDTAELHEMFAAGRIAPHIGARFPLAEAGAAIRFVADRRALGKVIVELP
- a CDS encoding TetR/AcrR family transcriptional regulator is translated as MTSRVDAAVERALDERHREANEEVERILTAAVRVMDRCAPEPPTVTDIVAEAGVSRKAFYRYFAGKDELLLAVLERGVGIIVSYLEHQMGKEPEPAGQIARWIEGALAQVADPHLISMSRAVAGQLSSTDEGAATDAVMAPMRELLLAPVTALGGPDPGRDADAVFRLTAATMRRYVGSGERPGAEDIAALVRFCLRGVGA
- a CDS encoding acyl-CoA dehydrogenase family protein, giving the protein MAWDFCTEPEFEEKLAWIRQFVRDEVEPLEVLFPGCEFLPPDDERRAILDPLKQQVRDRGLWAPHLGPELGGQGFGAVKLTLINEILGRSPWAPIVFGTQAPDTGNAEILARFGTPEQRAEYLSGLLSGEIFSCFAMTEPQGGADPRVFTTRAVRDGDDWVLNGRKYFASHAEIASFLIVVAITDPDVPVHRGASTFLVPAGTPGLVIEATHHLVGSLPHEPGHSLVGFQDLRLPASAMLGEPGQGFLVAQSRLAGGRLHHAMRSIGVAQRAIDMMAHRAKSRFTQGSSLADKQLVQEFIADSYAELVPFRLTVLHAAWMIDNGQQTAARAEIAVCKILTAKLLKSIGLRAIQVHGAMGLTQQLPLVNVLLGGIALGLADGPTEAHKVNLARQLLKGYAAEDPQWPSEFTDVRLAAARAKYGDRFDEIPALPRDRA